Proteins found in one Crassostrea angulata isolate pt1a10 chromosome 3, ASM2561291v2, whole genome shotgun sequence genomic segment:
- the LOC128177580 gene encoding calpain-B-like isoform X3 gives MYTTKTTRTVRTFYSDGRGPPKVETKTFTYGGDGGSSVNGGINIQGGGGRFRIRMGGGGEDGGDQPSYSAPAFSQRPQVIGRPSRKDKKDPFSGVINQSYDEIKKRCQEEGCLFEDPEFDAEDSSIFFSRAPPRPFEWKRPHEICDNPVFIADGASRFDVQQGELGDCWLLAAIASLTVNQRLFAKVVPPDQSFEDGYCGMFRFHFWRQGEWVEVVVDDRLPTYYGQLTFMHSVDKNEFWSALLEKAYAKLEGSYESLKGGSTCEAMVDFTGGVSEFFDLRKAPPNLFSIMLKASQRGSLMGCSIDADPNQLEARLANGLVMGHAYSITSVILMDIETPTMSGKIPMVRIRNPWGNEAEWKGRWSDQSREWSLIPDSQKDSIGLTFDDDGEFWMSFDDFSKNFEKLEICNLGPDSLEEDELDGKKRWEGHTENGEWIPRVNAGGCRNYLDTFWTNPQYRVTLTDPDDDDDDDLCTILVGVLQKDRRKKRKEGLDMLTIGYVIYKIPEGSGAGPLPLDFFKYNASCAKSNNFINMREVCTRHKLPSGQYCIIPSTFQPHQQGNFLLRLYTEQRAHSHEMDEETGIIEDQHQDCLRPVLVPTVASAPPPAGRQDVPKIPGAREIPPPTEEEQEQEQALKASFRRVAGEDMEIDAYELRDILNAVFTREFAFDGFSIDVCRSMVAMHDGDLSGKLGFDEFKVLWADLRRWKGVFKEYDRDKSGNLSSYELRSALHASGFRLSNRTFSALVMRYSSKDGNVEFGDFILCAIRMKTMLASFKNIDVENSGHAAFDLDSFIQTVMYS, from the exons ATGTACACAACCAAAACAACCCGTACAGTTCGTACGTTCTACTCGGATGGGCGTGGCCCACCCAAAGTGGAGACCAAAACCTTCACTTATGGTGGCGATGGGGGTTCATCAGTTAAtggaggaattaatatccaggGTGGAGGCGGACGCTTCCGAATTCGAATGGGCGGGGGTGGAGAAGATGGGGGTGACCAGCCTAGCTACAGCGCCCCAGCCTTCTCGCAAAGACCACAGGTAATCGGCAGGCCCTCCAGAAAGGATAAGAAGGACCCGTTCTCTGGGGTTATCAACCAGAGTTATGATGAGATTAAAAAGAGATGTCAAGAGGAGGGATGCTTATTTGAGGACCCTGAGTTCGACGCTGAAGATTCCTCCATCTTCTTTAGCAGGGCACCCCCTCGTCCATTTGAATGGAAAAGACCACat GAGATTTGTGACAACCCTGTGTTTATTGCGGATGGAGCCAGTCGATTTGATGTGCAGCAAGGAGAGCTTG GTGACTGCTGGCTCCTGGCTGCCATTGCCTCTCTAACCGTGAATCAGCGACTGTTTGCGAAGGTGGTTCCTCCGGACCAGAGTTTTGAGGATGGCTACTGTGGGATGTTCCGCTTCCATTTTTGGCGGCAGGGCGAGTGGGTGGAGGTGGTGGTGGATGACCGTCTGCCCACCTACTACGGCCAGCTGACCTTCATGCACTCTGTAGACAAGAATGAATTCTGGAGTGCATTGCTGGAGAAAGCTTATGCCAA ATTGGAAGGCTCGTATGAGTCTCTGAAGGGTGGCAGCACCTGTGAAGCCATGGTGGACTTTACAGGGGGTGTGTCCGAGTTCTTTGACCTGCGTAAAGCCCCGCCCAATCTGTTCAGCATTATGTTGAAGGCCAGTCAAAGAGGCTCCCTGATGGGCTGCTCCATTGAT GCTGACCCCAACCAACTTGAAGCTCGGTTAGCTAATGGCCTAGTGATGGGCCATGCCTACAGTATCACTTCTGTCATATTG ATGGACATTGAGACCCCCACCATGTCGGGAAAGATCCCAATGGTCAGGATCAGGAACCCCTGGGGTAATGAGGCTGAGTGGAAGGGCAGATGGAGCGACCA GTCGAGAGAGTGGTCCCTGATCCCAGACTCTCAGAAGGACTCCATTGGTCTGACCTTTGATGACGATGGAGAATTCTGGATGTCTTTTGATGACTTCTCCAAAAATTTTGAGAAGTTGGAGATCTGTAATTTGGGACCTGACTCCCTGGAGGAGGATGAGCTGGACGGGAAGAAGAGATGGGAGGGGCACACAGAGAATGGGGAGTGGATCCCCAGGGTCAATGCTGGGGGCTGCAGAAACTACCTTG ACACCTTTTGGACAAACCCCCAGTATCGTGTGACCTTGACCGAccctgatgatgatgatgacgatgacCTCTGTACCATTTTGGTGGGCGTTTTACAGAAAGACAGAAGAAAGAAGCGCAAGGAAGGACTAGACATGTTGACCATTGGATATGTCATTTACAAG ATACCAGAAGGATCTGGGGCGGGCCCTCTACCCTTGGACTTTTTCAAGTACAATGCCTCGTGCGCCAAGTCTAATAATTTCATCAACATGCGGGAAGTTTGCACCCGACACAAGCTTCCCTCGGGACAGTACTGTATCATTCCGTCAACGTTCCAGCCTCATCAGCAGGGAAACTTCCTGTTGAGACTTTACACTGAGCAGAGGGCTCACAGCCA TGAAATGGATGAAGAAACTGGAATTATTGAAGATCAG CACCAGGATTGTTTACGACCTGTACTAGTCCCCACCGTAGCTAGTGCCCCACCCCCTGCGGGGAGGCAG GATGTCCCCAAAATTCCTGGTGCCAGA GAAATTCCGCCACCTACAGAGGAGGAACAGGAACAAGAGCAGGCCCTCAAGGCGAGCTTCCGCCGGGTGGCGGGGGAGGACATGGAAATAGATGCCTACGAACTCCGAGACATCCTGAATGCTGTGTTTACAAGAG AATTCGCCTTTGATGGTTTCTCCATAGATGTTTGCAGGAGCATGGTGGCCATGCATGAT GGTGACCTGTCAGGAAAGTTAGGATTCGATGAATTCAAAGTTCTTTGGGCTGATTTAAGAAGATGGAAG GGAGTGTTCAAGGAGTATGACAGAGACAAGAGTGGTAATCTTAGTTCCTACGAGCTGAGATCCGCTCTCCACGCTAGCG GTTTCCGCTTGAGTAACAGGACATTCAGTGCTCTGGTCATGAGGTACAGTAGCAAGGATGGAAACGTGGAGTTCGGAGACTTCATCCTGTGTGCCATCAGAATGAAGACCATGCTGG CCTCTTTCAAGAACATTGATGTGGAAAATTCTGGGCATGCTGCATTTGATCTGGACAGT TTTATCCAGACAGTAATGTACTCGTAA
- the LOC128177580 gene encoding calpain-B-like isoform X10: MSEYYSHYQSSYRNAIGGRHSRKEDKDLISGIRKQHFEEIREQCAAEETLFEDPEFPAEDSSIFFSREPPRAFEWKRPHEICDNPVFIADGASRFDVQQGELGDCWLLAAIASLTVNQRLFAKVVPPDQSFEDGYCGMFRFHFWRQGEWVEVVVDDRLPTYYGQLTFMHSVDKNEFWSALLEKAYAKLEGSYESLKGGSTCEAMVDFTGGVSEFFDLRKAPPNLFSIMLKASQRGSLMGCSIDADPNQLEARLANGLVMGHAYSITSVILMDIETPTMSGKIPMVRIRNPWGNEAEWKGRWSDQSREWSLIPDSQKDSIGLTFDDDGEFWMSFDDFSKNFEKLEICNLGPDSLEEDELDGKKRWEGHTENGEWIPRVNAGGCRNYLDTFWTNPQYRVTLTDPDDDDDDDLCTILVGVLQKDRRKKRKEGLDMLTIGYVIYKLEDEVHGPLDVKYFKYHASCAKAPSFINLREVCGRHKLSPGTYVIIPSTFEPHQKGEYLVRIFTEKANETNEMDEETGIIEDQGQKPKPKVNGQKKRVEHSVSPLPGTNCTRPEALAFLKKALREIPPPTEEEQEQEQALKASFRRVAGEDMEIDAYELRDILNAVFTREFAFDGFSIDVCRSMVAMHDGDLSGKLGFDEFKVLWADLRRWKGVFKEYDRDKSGNLSSYELRSALHASGFRLSNRTFSALVMRYSSKDGNVEFGDFILCAIRMKTMLASFKNIDVENSGHAAFDLDSFIQTVMYS, translated from the exons ATGTCTGAGTATTACAGTCATTATCAAAGTAGTTATCGAAATGCAATTGGAGGAAGGCATTCTAGAAAAGAAGACAAGGATTTAATTTCTGGGATCAGAAAGCAGCATTTTGAGGAGATCAGGGAGCAGTGTGCTGCTGAGGAGACTCTGTTCGAGGACCCAGAGTTTCCGGCTGAGGATAGCTCCATATTTTTTAGTCGGGAGCCCCCTAGGGCATTTGAATGGAAGAGGCCCCAT GAGATTTGTGACAACCCTGTGTTTATTGCGGATGGAGCCAGTCGATTTGATGTGCAGCAAGGAGAGCTTG GTGACTGCTGGCTCCTGGCTGCCATTGCCTCTCTAACCGTGAATCAGCGACTGTTTGCGAAGGTGGTTCCTCCGGACCAGAGTTTTGAGGATGGCTACTGTGGGATGTTCCGCTTCCATTTTTGGCGGCAGGGCGAGTGGGTGGAGGTGGTGGTGGATGACCGTCTGCCCACCTACTACGGCCAGCTGACCTTCATGCACTCTGTAGACAAGAATGAATTCTGGAGTGCATTGCTGGAGAAAGCTTATGCCAA ATTGGAAGGCTCGTATGAGTCTCTGAAGGGTGGCAGCACCTGTGAAGCCATGGTGGACTTTACAGGGGGTGTGTCCGAGTTCTTTGACCTGCGTAAAGCCCCGCCCAATCTGTTCAGCATTATGTTGAAGGCCAGTCAAAGAGGCTCCCTGATGGGCTGCTCCATTGAT GCTGACCCCAACCAACTTGAAGCTCGGTTAGCTAATGGCCTAGTGATGGGCCATGCCTACAGTATCACTTCTGTCATATTG ATGGACATTGAGACCCCCACCATGTCGGGAAAGATCCCAATGGTCAGGATCAGGAACCCCTGGGGTAATGAGGCTGAGTGGAAGGGCAGATGGAGCGACCA GTCGAGAGAGTGGTCCCTGATCCCAGACTCTCAGAAGGACTCCATTGGTCTGACCTTTGATGACGATGGAGAATTCTGGATGTCTTTTGATGACTTCTCCAAAAATTTTGAGAAGTTGGAGATCTGTAATTTGGGACCTGACTCCCTGGAGGAGGATGAGCTGGACGGGAAGAAGAGATGGGAGGGGCACACAGAGAATGGGGAGTGGATCCCCAGGGTCAATGCTGGGGGCTGCAGAAACTACCTTG ACACCTTTTGGACAAACCCCCAGTATCGTGTGACCTTGACCGAccctgatgatgatgatgacgatgacCTCTGTACCATTTTGGTGGGCGTTTTACAGAAAGACAGAAGAAAGAAGCGCAAGGAAGGACTAGACATGTTGACCATTGGATATGTCATTTACAAG CTGGAGGATGAGGTCCATGGTCCGTTAGATGTTAAATACTTCAAATATCATGCCTCGTGTGCTAAGGCTCCCTCCTTTATTAATCTGCGAGAGGTGTGTGGACGACACAAGCTCTCCCCAGGAACCTACGTAATTATTCCCTCCACTTTTGAACCTCACCAGAAAGGAGAGTACCTGGTTAGAATCTTCACAGAGAAAGCCAACGAGACAAA TGAAATGGATGAAGAAACTGGAATTATTGAAGATCAG GGACAAAAACCTAAACCCAAGGTCAATGGCCAGAAAAAGCGTGTGGAACACTCTGTCTCCCCCTTACCAGGCACTAACTGCACCAGACCCGAAGCCCTAGCATTCCTTAAAAAAGCCTTACGA GAAATTCCGCCACCTACAGAGGAGGAACAGGAACAAGAGCAGGCCCTCAAGGCGAGCTTCCGCCGGGTGGCGGGGGAGGACATGGAAATAGATGCCTACGAACTCCGAGACATCCTGAATGCTGTGTTTACAAGAG AATTCGCCTTTGATGGTTTCTCCATAGATGTTTGCAGGAGCATGGTGGCCATGCATGAT GGTGACCTGTCAGGAAAGTTAGGATTCGATGAATTCAAAGTTCTTTGGGCTGATTTAAGAAGATGGAAG GGAGTGTTCAAGGAGTATGACAGAGACAAGAGTGGTAATCTTAGTTCCTACGAGCTGAGATCCGCTCTCCACGCTAGCG GTTTCCGCTTGAGTAACAGGACATTCAGTGCTCTGGTCATGAGGTACAGTAGCAAGGATGGAAACGTGGAGTTCGGAGACTTCATCCTGTGTGCCATCAGAATGAAGACCATGCTGG CCTCTTTCAAGAACATTGATGTGGAAAATTCTGGGCATGCTGCATTTGATCTGGACAGT TTTATCCAGACAGTAATGTACTCGTAA
- the LOC128177580 gene encoding calpain-B-like isoform X1: protein MYTTKTTRTVRTFYSDGRGPPKVETKTFTYGGDGGSSVNGGINIQGGGGRFRIRMGGGGEDGGDQPSYSAPAFSQRPQVIGRPSRKDKKDPFSGVINQSYDEIKKRCQEEGCLFEDPEFDAEDSSIFFSRAPPRPFEWKRPHEICDNPVFIADGASRFDVQQGELGDCWLLAAIASLTVNQRLFAKVVPPDQSFEDGYCGMFRFHFWRQGEWVEVVVDDRLPTYYGQLTFMHSVDKNEFWSALLEKAYAKLEGSYESLKGGSTCEAMVDFTGGVSEFFDLRKAPPNLFSIMLKASQRGSLMGCSIDADPNQLEARLANGLVMGHAYSITSVILMDIETPTMSGKIPMVRIRNPWGNEAEWKGRWSDQSREWSLIPDSQKDSIGLTFDDDGEFWMSFDDFSKNFEKLEICNLGPDSLEEDELDGKKRWEGHTENGEWIPRVNAGGCRNYLDTFWTNPQYRVTLTDPDDDDDDDLCTILVGVLQKDRRKKRKEGLDMLTIGYVIYKIPEGSGAGPLPLDFFKYNASCAKSNNFINMREVCTRHKLPSGQYCIIPSTFQPHQQGNFLLRLYTEQRAHSHEMDEETGIIEDQGQKPKPKVNGQKKRVEHSVSPLPGTNCTRPEALAFLKKALREIPPPTEEEQEQEQALKASFRRVAGEDMEIDAYELRDILNAVFTREFAFDGFSIDVCRSMVAMHDGDLSGKLGFDEFKVLWADLRRWKGVFKEYDRDKSGNLSSYELRSALHASGFRLSNRTFSALVMRYSSKDGNVEFGDFILCAIRMKTMLASFKNIDVENSGHAAFDLDSFIQTVMYS, encoded by the exons ATGTACACAACCAAAACAACCCGTACAGTTCGTACGTTCTACTCGGATGGGCGTGGCCCACCCAAAGTGGAGACCAAAACCTTCACTTATGGTGGCGATGGGGGTTCATCAGTTAAtggaggaattaatatccaggGTGGAGGCGGACGCTTCCGAATTCGAATGGGCGGGGGTGGAGAAGATGGGGGTGACCAGCCTAGCTACAGCGCCCCAGCCTTCTCGCAAAGACCACAGGTAATCGGCAGGCCCTCCAGAAAGGATAAGAAGGACCCGTTCTCTGGGGTTATCAACCAGAGTTATGATGAGATTAAAAAGAGATGTCAAGAGGAGGGATGCTTATTTGAGGACCCTGAGTTCGACGCTGAAGATTCCTCCATCTTCTTTAGCAGGGCACCCCCTCGTCCATTTGAATGGAAAAGACCACat GAGATTTGTGACAACCCTGTGTTTATTGCGGATGGAGCCAGTCGATTTGATGTGCAGCAAGGAGAGCTTG GTGACTGCTGGCTCCTGGCTGCCATTGCCTCTCTAACCGTGAATCAGCGACTGTTTGCGAAGGTGGTTCCTCCGGACCAGAGTTTTGAGGATGGCTACTGTGGGATGTTCCGCTTCCATTTTTGGCGGCAGGGCGAGTGGGTGGAGGTGGTGGTGGATGACCGTCTGCCCACCTACTACGGCCAGCTGACCTTCATGCACTCTGTAGACAAGAATGAATTCTGGAGTGCATTGCTGGAGAAAGCTTATGCCAA ATTGGAAGGCTCGTATGAGTCTCTGAAGGGTGGCAGCACCTGTGAAGCCATGGTGGACTTTACAGGGGGTGTGTCCGAGTTCTTTGACCTGCGTAAAGCCCCGCCCAATCTGTTCAGCATTATGTTGAAGGCCAGTCAAAGAGGCTCCCTGATGGGCTGCTCCATTGAT GCTGACCCCAACCAACTTGAAGCTCGGTTAGCTAATGGCCTAGTGATGGGCCATGCCTACAGTATCACTTCTGTCATATTG ATGGACATTGAGACCCCCACCATGTCGGGAAAGATCCCAATGGTCAGGATCAGGAACCCCTGGGGTAATGAGGCTGAGTGGAAGGGCAGATGGAGCGACCA GTCGAGAGAGTGGTCCCTGATCCCAGACTCTCAGAAGGACTCCATTGGTCTGACCTTTGATGACGATGGAGAATTCTGGATGTCTTTTGATGACTTCTCCAAAAATTTTGAGAAGTTGGAGATCTGTAATTTGGGACCTGACTCCCTGGAGGAGGATGAGCTGGACGGGAAGAAGAGATGGGAGGGGCACACAGAGAATGGGGAGTGGATCCCCAGGGTCAATGCTGGGGGCTGCAGAAACTACCTTG ACACCTTTTGGACAAACCCCCAGTATCGTGTGACCTTGACCGAccctgatgatgatgatgacgatgacCTCTGTACCATTTTGGTGGGCGTTTTACAGAAAGACAGAAGAAAGAAGCGCAAGGAAGGACTAGACATGTTGACCATTGGATATGTCATTTACAAG ATACCAGAAGGATCTGGGGCGGGCCCTCTACCCTTGGACTTTTTCAAGTACAATGCCTCGTGCGCCAAGTCTAATAATTTCATCAACATGCGGGAAGTTTGCACCCGACACAAGCTTCCCTCGGGACAGTACTGTATCATTCCGTCAACGTTCCAGCCTCATCAGCAGGGAAACTTCCTGTTGAGACTTTACACTGAGCAGAGGGCTCACAGCCA TGAAATGGATGAAGAAACTGGAATTATTGAAGATCAG GGACAAAAACCTAAACCCAAGGTCAATGGCCAGAAAAAGCGTGTGGAACACTCTGTCTCCCCCTTACCAGGCACTAACTGCACCAGACCCGAAGCCCTAGCATTCCTTAAAAAAGCCTTACGA GAAATTCCGCCACCTACAGAGGAGGAACAGGAACAAGAGCAGGCCCTCAAGGCGAGCTTCCGCCGGGTGGCGGGGGAGGACATGGAAATAGATGCCTACGAACTCCGAGACATCCTGAATGCTGTGTTTACAAGAG AATTCGCCTTTGATGGTTTCTCCATAGATGTTTGCAGGAGCATGGTGGCCATGCATGAT GGTGACCTGTCAGGAAAGTTAGGATTCGATGAATTCAAAGTTCTTTGGGCTGATTTAAGAAGATGGAAG GGAGTGTTCAAGGAGTATGACAGAGACAAGAGTGGTAATCTTAGTTCCTACGAGCTGAGATCCGCTCTCCACGCTAGCG GTTTCCGCTTGAGTAACAGGACATTCAGTGCTCTGGTCATGAGGTACAGTAGCAAGGATGGAAACGTGGAGTTCGGAGACTTCATCCTGTGTGCCATCAGAATGAAGACCATGCTGG CCTCTTTCAAGAACATTGATGTGGAAAATTCTGGGCATGCTGCATTTGATCTGGACAGT TTTATCCAGACAGTAATGTACTCGTAA
- the LOC128177580 gene encoding calpain-B-like isoform X7, which produces MYTTKTTRTVRTFYSDGRGPPKVETKTFTYGGDGGSSVNGGINIQGGGGRFRIRMGGGGEDGGDQPSYSAPAFSQRPQVIGRPSRKDKKDPFSGVINQSYDEIKKRCQEEGCLFEDPEFDAEDSSIFFSRAPPRPFEWKRPHEICDNPVFIADGASRFDVQQGELGDCWLLAAIASLTVNQRLFAKVVPPDQSFEDGYCGMFRFHFWRQGEWVEVVVDDRLPTYYGQLTFMHSVDKNEFWSALLEKAYAKLEGSYESLKGGSTCEAMVDFTGGVSEFFDLRKAPPNLFSIMLKASQRGSLMGCSIDADPNQLEARLANGLVMGHAYSITSVILMDIETPTMSGKIPMVRIRNPWGNEAEWKGRWSDQSREWSLIPDSQKDSIGLTFDDDGEFWMSFDDFSKNFEKLEICNLGPDSLEEDELDGKKRWEGHTENGEWIPRVNAGGCRNYLDTFWTNPQYRVTLTDPDDDDDDDLCTILVGVLQKDRRKKRKEGLDMLTIGYVIYKIPEGSGAGPLPLDFFKYNASCAKSNNFINMREVCTRHKLPSGQYCIIPSTFQPHQQGNFLLRLYTEQRAHSHEMDEETGIIEDQEIPPPTEEEQEQEQALKASFRRVAGEDMEIDAYELRDILNAVFTREFAFDGFSIDVCRSMVAMHDGDLSGKLGFDEFKVLWADLRRWKGVFKEYDRDKSGNLSSYELRSALHASGFRLSNRTFSALVMRYSSKDGNVEFGDFILCAIRMKTMLASFKNIDVENSGHAAFDLDSFIQTVMYS; this is translated from the exons ATGTACACAACCAAAACAACCCGTACAGTTCGTACGTTCTACTCGGATGGGCGTGGCCCACCCAAAGTGGAGACCAAAACCTTCACTTATGGTGGCGATGGGGGTTCATCAGTTAAtggaggaattaatatccaggGTGGAGGCGGACGCTTCCGAATTCGAATGGGCGGGGGTGGAGAAGATGGGGGTGACCAGCCTAGCTACAGCGCCCCAGCCTTCTCGCAAAGACCACAGGTAATCGGCAGGCCCTCCAGAAAGGATAAGAAGGACCCGTTCTCTGGGGTTATCAACCAGAGTTATGATGAGATTAAAAAGAGATGTCAAGAGGAGGGATGCTTATTTGAGGACCCTGAGTTCGACGCTGAAGATTCCTCCATCTTCTTTAGCAGGGCACCCCCTCGTCCATTTGAATGGAAAAGACCACat GAGATTTGTGACAACCCTGTGTTTATTGCGGATGGAGCCAGTCGATTTGATGTGCAGCAAGGAGAGCTTG GTGACTGCTGGCTCCTGGCTGCCATTGCCTCTCTAACCGTGAATCAGCGACTGTTTGCGAAGGTGGTTCCTCCGGACCAGAGTTTTGAGGATGGCTACTGTGGGATGTTCCGCTTCCATTTTTGGCGGCAGGGCGAGTGGGTGGAGGTGGTGGTGGATGACCGTCTGCCCACCTACTACGGCCAGCTGACCTTCATGCACTCTGTAGACAAGAATGAATTCTGGAGTGCATTGCTGGAGAAAGCTTATGCCAA ATTGGAAGGCTCGTATGAGTCTCTGAAGGGTGGCAGCACCTGTGAAGCCATGGTGGACTTTACAGGGGGTGTGTCCGAGTTCTTTGACCTGCGTAAAGCCCCGCCCAATCTGTTCAGCATTATGTTGAAGGCCAGTCAAAGAGGCTCCCTGATGGGCTGCTCCATTGAT GCTGACCCCAACCAACTTGAAGCTCGGTTAGCTAATGGCCTAGTGATGGGCCATGCCTACAGTATCACTTCTGTCATATTG ATGGACATTGAGACCCCCACCATGTCGGGAAAGATCCCAATGGTCAGGATCAGGAACCCCTGGGGTAATGAGGCTGAGTGGAAGGGCAGATGGAGCGACCA GTCGAGAGAGTGGTCCCTGATCCCAGACTCTCAGAAGGACTCCATTGGTCTGACCTTTGATGACGATGGAGAATTCTGGATGTCTTTTGATGACTTCTCCAAAAATTTTGAGAAGTTGGAGATCTGTAATTTGGGACCTGACTCCCTGGAGGAGGATGAGCTGGACGGGAAGAAGAGATGGGAGGGGCACACAGAGAATGGGGAGTGGATCCCCAGGGTCAATGCTGGGGGCTGCAGAAACTACCTTG ACACCTTTTGGACAAACCCCCAGTATCGTGTGACCTTGACCGAccctgatgatgatgatgacgatgacCTCTGTACCATTTTGGTGGGCGTTTTACAGAAAGACAGAAGAAAGAAGCGCAAGGAAGGACTAGACATGTTGACCATTGGATATGTCATTTACAAG ATACCAGAAGGATCTGGGGCGGGCCCTCTACCCTTGGACTTTTTCAAGTACAATGCCTCGTGCGCCAAGTCTAATAATTTCATCAACATGCGGGAAGTTTGCACCCGACACAAGCTTCCCTCGGGACAGTACTGTATCATTCCGTCAACGTTCCAGCCTCATCAGCAGGGAAACTTCCTGTTGAGACTTTACACTGAGCAGAGGGCTCACAGCCA TGAAATGGATGAAGAAACTGGAATTATTGAAGATCAG GAAATTCCGCCACCTACAGAGGAGGAACAGGAACAAGAGCAGGCCCTCAAGGCGAGCTTCCGCCGGGTGGCGGGGGAGGACATGGAAATAGATGCCTACGAACTCCGAGACATCCTGAATGCTGTGTTTACAAGAG AATTCGCCTTTGATGGTTTCTCCATAGATGTTTGCAGGAGCATGGTGGCCATGCATGAT GGTGACCTGTCAGGAAAGTTAGGATTCGATGAATTCAAAGTTCTTTGGGCTGATTTAAGAAGATGGAAG GGAGTGTTCAAGGAGTATGACAGAGACAAGAGTGGTAATCTTAGTTCCTACGAGCTGAGATCCGCTCTCCACGCTAGCG GTTTCCGCTTGAGTAACAGGACATTCAGTGCTCTGGTCATGAGGTACAGTAGCAAGGATGGAAACGTGGAGTTCGGAGACTTCATCCTGTGTGCCATCAGAATGAAGACCATGCTGG CCTCTTTCAAGAACATTGATGTGGAAAATTCTGGGCATGCTGCATTTGATCTGGACAGT TTTATCCAGACAGTAATGTACTCGTAA